In the genome of Dromiciops gliroides isolate mDroGli1 chromosome 1, mDroGli1.pri, whole genome shotgun sequence, the window TACGAACAGGTtggagaaaggaatgaaatgCACTCCTTTTCAGtcatgggggaaagggggagaaaccCCACACCTCTAAAGGATAATGATCTTGAGTCTTTTCTCAGCCCCCCGGgtatagaaaaattggaaaaaaaagatggggcagggaaaagagacagggagagaaaaccCAGCCTAAGGGATGGAGACTGTATAGCTTCATGATGAAGCTGTCTGCTGTTGCTCCAaggcttttttctgtttttcagtaGCAGCAGCCAAGGCCTCAGCCAGCTTATCCTCAGGCATCATGTTCAGCACCTTCAGGGCAAAGAGCAGCTGGTGCTTGGCAGTGCTGATGAAGGCATTGCTAAGGAAGTTGGGGAACCCACCAACTCGATCCTTCTGGGTGTACAGGGGAACCCGGACCAGGCCCAGCACCTGCAACAAGAGCAGATAGGGCAATCAGGAAACCCAGCTGGACAACTAGGGCTGGGCCCCCTCCTGCTGAGAGAGGGGCCTGGAACTCAGCTTGGAAGCCACATCAAGCTTCTAGGGTGGTGAAAAAAAGCAGTAATGTGTGCCAAGGGCTCAGAGGGAGACACAAGGCACCAGCTGATGAAACACAAGTCGGTTAACCACTTGTAGACACCAAGGCTTGAATCCAAGGTTCCGATTACCCCTTTGGAAGCTTGCTGAATAGGAAAGTCATTTCAAGACTTTTTATGACATTCCTTAGCTAAGGGGATCAGTTTACATGTCAATTTACAAATCCACACCTTCCTGAATTCCACGTTTTGATTATACAGGCTCTGTCCTGGGAAGCTCCCAAacctttgctttcctttcttttcctagcCTACAAACCCCAAACACCCCTAAGACCCTTATGATCCCCCTTTCCCCAGCCCAAGCCCCAAACACACCCAAATTCAACACTCTTCTCTATGCACCCCATGCCCCTCAACCATTCCACACCATCTTCTCAATCCCATAAAACCTTAACCTTCCCAAATCCCACTCCTACATTTCCCACCTATTGTCCTCAAAAGCAACGCCCTGTTCCCCCGCCCAAGTAAAACTCCCTTAGTAAACTCGGCCCACACCACCAAATCTACTCCCCACTCCCAGGATTGGCAATGGCAAGAAGCATCATAGCGGATGTAACACGCCCCTGGCCCCGACTGCAAGCCCTGCTTCCACCTGCCTGTCCCCTGGTCCCTGGTCCCTGGTCCCTGGTCCCTGGTCCCTGGCCCCTGGCCCCTGGCCCCCGGCCCCCGAAGCCCTTCCCTCCCGGCCAAGCGGGCACTGACGGCGGCCGGTCCTGGCGAGCCCTTTGTGTATGTCCCCACGGCCTTAATCAGGAgcgccacccctcccccccaactgcCCCGCTGCCAACAGGCGGGAGCCCGGCTCCCCCGGGGCCCATCGGGGCGGGCCGTGTTACCCCAGCGCCGCCAGGCGGCCAGTGCCAAATccctgggaggggtgggggtgggggtgctcgCCTCCCCGCCCAGGATACGCCACCTCCAGCCCGTGATCCCGGGAGTGCACTGCACTGATCTCAACCGCGTGCAGCTCCTCCAGGGTGAGCTGCCTGGCGTAGAGGTGGGCCACGACGCGGTGGGGGCCCTCGGTGAGATGCGAGCTCAGGTAGTCCGCCTCCGTCAGGCGCAGGTAGCCCAAGCCTAAGCCCAGCACCCGATTGAGCCCGTCTTCCAGGGACCAGTACCGGCGATCCACAAACCCCCCAGGGAAGCCAAGGAGCCCATCAAAGCGCATCTGCATCTGCAAGAGAACCGCACGGGTTAACTGGGCCCGAGGCGCGGGCAGGCGCCCTGCGGCGGCGGCGCCCGACTCCGGGCCGGCTGGGACCCGCTCCGATCCTCGCTGTCAGGGGCTGGGTGCGCTCAGCCTCGAGACCTCACCCGCGGTCGGGCGGAGCGGCTCCCTCCTCGAGCCATCCCTGGCACTCCCCTTCCCTCGGCCCCACCCGGCTCCCCGCTCCCCAAACCGggtcctgccccacccccccacggCTTCCCAGAGCCTCAGCCCGCGGCTCCCAGCTCCCTCAGCCCGGCCCGGCCCCGCCCACCCTCCGCCCCGGAGTCCGGCCTCACTCCCCCTCCGCCCTCACCAGAACCGAGAAACGCATAGGGATCCGCCCGAACAACTGTCCGGGATTGGCTGCGTACAGCATGGCGTGGCAAGAGTGGCTCCAGCCCGGCCCGAGACGCATAGCCTCCCCGCGGCTGATCTGCTTCAGCTCCGGCACCCGCGAAGCCGACATCTTGCCCGCCAGGACGCAGCACGCCGAGGCAGCGGAGAAGTAGGCGCggccccacccccctccctcgTGTTTCCACCAATCCCCGGAAGGGAATCCGGGCTCTCCCCCGCCCCTCTAATCTCGCCAATCACTGGAGCACGTTGCCAGACCGTGGCCAATCGATAGGCTCGATCTTGCTTTGGTTTGCCTTTGTCCTAAAAAGCAGCCAATCATGTTCCAGGCTTCTCCTCGCCGTTTGTCATTTACAGGCGGGGAcacaggaggagggaggggggggagggggtggctaaATGATTGACTTATCCTCAAGCCAATCGTTGTAGAAGATTCTGGAGGTTGGTCTCAGGGAGGATTTCGAGACTGTGATTGCCAAACATACAACGCCCCCAATCCCGCCTACCTGCCGGCGGAAGTCAATGGAATGTTTGTATTTTGGCCGCGCCTCCCCCGCTGCCCCAGAAAGTTCCGTTTCCAGTTGGGCAGTTTAGTTGAGAGGGGTGTTTGTTCCCGGTCTCAGGTCGTTGCGGGTGTGAACCTCCCTGTAGTTCGTTCGTCGCTTTTCGAGTAACTTGTTTCCCAGTGTTTGTTTAGGGCGCATTGCAGCCATGGCCGTGGCTTGCCCGTTGCTTCTCTCGTGCAGAGCTGGGGCCGAGAGATGCCCCCAGTTCGGAGCCTGATCCTCAAGGTGTTGCTTTTGCCTCGTCAGTTTCGGCTCTTACGCGAAAGCAAAGCTATGAGGGTAGGAGGTTCTTCTCGCCCCTTCGAGGCTGTGATGTTCCCAGAGAAAAGGGGCTTCAGAGAATGGAGGGGTGTCGGGGTTACTTCAACTTATAACTCAAGAgaggaagaacaaaggaaaaaactcGACAAGTGTGGCGAAAACtcacttcattgtcttctttacAGAAGTGGTGGACTATGGGTGTCGAACACTGAATATGCCGCCAACCTCGGGTTGTGTtctttagttttgctgaactacccctcccccatttcttgtttgtttgtttgtttttggtgaggcaattggggttaagtgacttgcctggggtcacacagctagtaagtgtttagtgtctgaagtcggatttgaactcgggtcctcctgactccagggtcagtgctctatccactgtgccacctagctgcccccctcccccatttcttgtTACAAAGGATAGCTCAATGGTTAGGGTAAGGCTGAGGAGAtagagggtgtcccaaaagtcttagtgcagctttacGCATTAATAGCTTAAACTATTAATTATGACCTTTTAAGCTATTAATGGGATATCCTGTATTTAAAAATGATGgtgctgttaaaaaaaacaaaaggttttatatatatatatatatatatatatatatatgcccgttagagcagctagatggcacagggaaTAGACCActggactgggttcaaatctgcaggcacttattagctgtgtcaccctgggcaagtcacttaaccctgtttgcctcagtttcttcatctgtaaaatgagctgtcagaggaaatggcaaaccaccccagtatctttgctagaaaaaccccaaatgagctcaCAGAGTCAAACGCAAttgaacagcagcaacaaaaattGATTCCATCATCTTTCAAAGGTTAGCTCAAATGTTAGCCTACAGAAAACCAATTCTGATCTGTCTCACTCCCAcctcccagccccagcccctcctcttccccccccccagttgctAGTTGCTAGTGTCAGCCCTCTGGAAGTTCTTCGGCATCTATTTTAGTTAAAGTCTTCAATATGAATGTCACTTTCCTCCAAAAGAAAGTGAACTCCTGCAGGGGAAAGACTGGTTtagattaagtgtctgagctaggatttgaacttaggttttcctggcttcagggctggtactctatccactgcactgcctagctaccCTTGCTTATCtagtcctaacctctctgctgatttCTATTCTTGAATTTCCAGCTTTCTGTTAGACATCTTGAACCATAAACATACTGAAACCAACATGTCCAGAACTGAACTTATCTTTTCCTCCTAACTTTCCCATCTTCCTAACATCCCTATTATTGCTTAAGGCACCATCATCCTTTCTATCACTTAGGtttgcaacctaggtgtcatcatCAATTCTCACTTTCCACGTCCAATATGTTGTTACAAATGTAAGATTGACAGCCCTTGACATCTCTCACATatgcccttttctctcctctgacactgccaccagccTGGTACGTGCTTTCATCATCTTACACCTGCACTACTTCAGTAGTTGGCCGATCTCCCAGCATTGTCTCTCATGCACGCCAAAGTGATCTACCTAACATGTAGGGTCCAACTTATATTACCTcgctactcaataaattccagtggctcccattGCCTTgagaatcaaaaataaaatcctctgttgTGCAAAGCCCTTCATACTTGGTCCCCTTACCATTCCAGTCTCCTTATACTTTATACCAGTTCAcaaactctgtgatccagtgacactggattcCTTGATGTTCCTTGAATAAGAT includes:
- the NUDT16L1 gene encoding tudor-interacting repair regulator protein isoform X1, producing the protein MSASRVPELKQISRGEAMRLGPGWSHSCHAMLYAANPGQLFGRIPMRFSVLMQMRFDGLLGFPGGFVDRRYWSLEDGLNRVLGLGLGYLRLTEADYLSSHLTEGPHRVVAHLYARQLTLEELHAVEISAVHSRDHGLEVLGLVRVPLYTQKDRVGGFPNFLSNAFISTAKHQLLFALKVLNMMPEDKLAEALAAATEKQKKALEQQQTASS
- the NUDT16L1 gene encoding tudor-interacting repair regulator protein isoform X2 → MQMRFDGLLGFPGGFVDRRYWSLEDGLNRVLGLGLGYLRLTEADYLSSHLTEGPHRVVAHLYARQLTLEELHAVEISAVHSRDHGLEVLGLVRVPLYTQKDRVGGFPNFLSNAFISTAKHQLLFALKVLNMMPEDKLAEALAAATEKQKKALEQQQTASS